One Triticum dicoccoides isolate Atlit2015 ecotype Zavitan chromosome 5B, WEW_v2.0, whole genome shotgun sequence genomic window carries:
- the LOC119309438 gene encoding trimethyltridecatetraene synthase-like, producing MELPQLASFLGVVLATVLFFKAVLRRRRQYNLPPGPKPWPIIGNLNLIGTLPHRSIHALSKQYGPLMQLQFGSFPVVVGSSVEMAKFFLKTHDVVFTDRPKTAAGRYTTYNYSDITWSPYGAYWRQARKMCLTELFSAKRLESYEYIRREEVLALLGDLYRGGAGAGGVVVLKDYLSTVSLNVITRMVMGKKYLEKEVRDEAGAVITTPEEFKWMIDELFLLNGVLNIGDSIPWLDWMDLQGYIKRMKKLSKMFDRFLEHVVDEHSERRGREGESFVVKDMVDVLLQFASDPGLEVKLNREGVKAFTQDLIAGGTESSAVTVEWALSELLKKPEVLAKATEELDRVVGRGRWVTEKDMPSLPYVDAIVKETMRLHPVAPMLVPRLSREDTSINGYDIPAGTRVLVMVWSIGRDPELWKAPEEFMPERFLGSRLDVKGQDYELLPFGSGRRMCPGYSLGLKVIQVSLANLLHGFTWRLPDGVELSMEEIFGLSTPRKYPLEAVVEPKLPAHLYAEA from the exons ATGGAGCTTCCTCAGCTGGCGTCCTTCCTCGGCGTGGTGCTCGCCACGGTGCTCTTCTTCAAGGctgtcctgcgccgccgccgccagtaCAACCTCCCGCCGGGCCCCAAGCCTTGGCCGATCATCGGCAACCTCAACCTCATCGGCACGCTCCCGCACCGCTCCATCCACGCGCTCTCCAAGCAGTACGGCCCGCTCATGCAACTCCAGTTCGGCTCCTTCCCGGTCGTCGTCGGCTCCTCCGTGGAGATGGCCAAGTTCTTCCTCAAGACCCACGACGTGGTGTTCACCGACCGCCCCAAGACCGCCGCCGGCAGGTACACCACCTACAACTACAGCGACATCACCTGGTCCCCGTACGGCGCCTACTGGCGCCAGGCCCGCAAGATGTGCCTCACCGAGCTCTTCAGCGCCAAGCGCCTCGAGTCGTACGAGTACATCCGCAGGGAGGAGGTGCTCGCCCTCCTCGGCGACCTGTATCGGGGCGGCGCCGGTGCCGGCGGCGTGGTGGTGCTCAAGGACTACCTGTCCACGGTGAGCCTGAACGTGATCACGCGCATGGTGATGGGCAAGAAGTACCTGGAGAAGGAGGTGAGGGACGAGGCAGGGGCGGTGATCACGACGCCCGAGGAGTTCAAGTGGATGATCGACGAGCTGTTCCTGCTCAACGGCGTGCTCAACATCGGCGACTCCATCCCGTGGCTGGACTGGATGGACCTGCAGGGGTACATCAAGAGGATGAAGAAGCTGAGCAAGATGTTCGACCGGTTCCTGGAGCACGTGGTGGACGAGCACAGCGAGAGGCGTGGGCGCGAGGGGGAGAGCTTCGTGGTGAAGGACATGGTGGACGTGCTGCTGCAGTTCGCCAGCGATCCCGGTCTTGAGGTCAAGCTCAACAGAGAGGGCGTCAAGGCTTTCACTCAG GACCTCATTGCCGGCGGTACGGAGAGTTCCGCGGTGACAGTGGAATGGGCCCTCTCAGAGCTCCTGAAGAAGCCAGAGGTGCTTGCCAAAGCCACCGAGGAGTTGGACCGCGTGGTGGGGCGAGGCCGATGGGTCACCGAAAAGGACATGCCGAGCCTTCCTTATGTGGATGCCATTGTCAAAGAGACAATGCGCTTGCACCCGGTAGCGCCGATGCTTGTACCCCGCCTTTCACGCGAGGACACGTCCATCAACGGCTACGACATCCCCGCCGGCACACGGGTGCTAGTCATGGTGTGGTCTATTGGCCGCGACCCAGAGTTGTGGAAAGCGCCGGAGGAGTTCATGCCAGAACGCTTCCTCGGTAGCAGGCTCGACGTCAAGGGGCAGGATTATGAGTTGCTTCCATTCGGGTCGGGACGTAGGATGTGCCCCGGGTATAGTCTTGGGCTGAAGGTGATCCAGGTAAGTCTCGCGAACCTCCTGCACGGGTTCACGTGGAGGCTCCCTGATGGCGTGGAGCTGAGCATGGAGGAGATCTTCGGGCTGTCAACGCCACGCAAGTACCCGCTGGAGGCCGTCGTGGAGCCCAAGCTCCCGGCTCACCTCTACGCCGAGGCTTGA